A region from the Geotrypetes seraphini chromosome 10, aGeoSer1.1, whole genome shotgun sequence genome encodes:
- the MPV17L gene encoding mpv17-like protein, protein MQALVRFTKRHPWVTNVTIYGSLFSCADVVQQQLTKNPGDAINFRQTAKVGLVGFCFHANFNFFWLRFIERVFPGSAPRNVIRKVMCDQLFAGPVTISVFYTGLSFLDGAEDIFKDLREKFWPTYKSGVICWTLIQTVNFSLVPPFIRTTYIGVCAFLWTIFLCYLRNRDIEQVTSQLLASLPFLGGRRGPGSESSDNR, encoded by the exons ATGCAGGCTCTCGTACGTTTCACCAAGAGACACCCCTGGGTGACCAACGTGACCATCTACGGCTCCCTCTTCTCCTGTGCTGATGTGGTGCAACAGCAGCTGACGAAGAACCCCGGAGACGCCATCAATTTCAGGCAGACCGCAAAAGTTGGGCTGGTGGGCTTCTGTTTTCACGCCAACTTCAACTTCTTCTGGCTCCGGTTCATTGAGAGGGTCTTCCCGGGCTCAGCGCCCCGAAACGTGATCAGGAAGGTTATGTGTGACCAGCTGTTTGCAGGCCCTGTTACCATCAGCGTTTTCTACACAG GTCTGAGCTTTCTGGATGGAGCGGAAGACATTTTCAAGGACCTGCGGGAAAAATTCTGGCCGACATACAAA TCAGGAGTCATATGCTGGACACTAATTCAG ACGGTGAACTTCAGCCTGGTGCCCCCGTTCATTCGGACCACTTACATCGGCGTCtgcgccttcctctggaccatctTCCTCTGCTACCTCCGGAACCGGGACATCGAGCAAGTCACCTCACAGCTGCTGGCATCCCTCCCGTTCCTGGGCGGCCGACGAGGACCAGGAAGCGAAAGCTCAGACAACCGTTGA